The genomic DNA AGATGCGACTCGTCGGCGTCGAGGCCTTCGAGCGGCGGGCTCTCTTCCGGGCCATGCTGGGGCGCAAAGCGCGCTACGAATTGCGGGTCGACGTGAAGAACGCGACCGCCCAACCCTGGCGCCACGCGCAGGGAGTCGGCTCCGTCTATCTCACCGGCCGCTGGATGGACCGCGCCACGGGCAGGCAACTGGGTTTCACCCGCTCGACGCTGATCGGCGAGGAGTTGAAGCCCGGCGAGAGCCGCCTGTTGCGCCTGGTCGTCGATGTGCCCGATTATGCCCCGCAGGCCGATCTGATCGTCACGATGATCCAGGCCGGATGCTCCTGGTTCCACGAGGCGGGCGATCCGGGCGCCATCCGGATGAGGCTGCGATGACATCGCGGCGCCGTTTCCCGACCGTCCTCGGCAAATCCCTTGCCCGGTGCGGCGACGGCCAGTAAACCTGTCGCCGTCATTTGACGGCGGCGGAACACCAGTGGTTGAGGCCGAAAGCCGGCATGGCCCAACATGGGGAACGGATCGGATGGAACGCCCGCAAGACACCGAAGACTTTGGCCACGCCGCGCGATCGCTTCTGGAAGCGTCCGCGCGGGTGGGCTCCAATCCTCTGTACGTCCAGGGGGCCGGCGGCAACACGTCGCTGAAGATCGGTGACGTGCTGCGGGTGAAGGCCTCCGGGACCCGGCTGGCCGACGCGCTGGTCTCGGACGTGTTCGTGGACGTCAGCCTGTCGCGGGTCCGCCAGGGTGTCCGCGACTGCGCCGCCGATCCGGTGGCCGGGGCCGCCCTCGGCGCCGGCGGGCTGCGCCCGTCCATCGAGACGACGCTCCACGCGCTGATGCCGCACCCGGTGGTCTTCCACGTCCACTGCGTGAACACGCTCGCCTGGGCCGTCCAGCCGTCCGCCGCGCCCGCGCTCGCCGCGCGGCTGGACGGGCTGGCCTGGGCGATGGTCCCCTACTGCAAGCCTGGCCTGGACCTGACGCGGGCGGTCGCGGCCGCGGTCGCGGAACGGCCCGCCGATGCGCCGGCGGATGTGGTGATCCTGGCCAACCATGGCCTGATCGTCGGCGGCGCCGACTGCGCGGCGGTGGAAGCCCTTCTCGACGAGGTGGCCGGCCGGCTGCGGGTCGACCCCCGTCCCGCCGGGAACCCCGACCGGGCACGGCTGGAGGAAATCGCCGCAGGCAGCGGTTACCGCCCGACCCGCCGGGACGAGGCGCACGGGCTGGCCCTGTCGCCGGCCGCGGTGCGGATCGCGGCGTCCGGCTCGCTCTATCCCGACCATGTCGTCTTTCTCGGCCCAGGGGTGGCGGTCGCCGAAGACCGCGCCGCGCTGGACCGCGTGGTGTCGGCCAGCGGCGCCCTTCCCTTCCGTCCCGTGGTGCTGATCCCCGGCGCCGGCGTCCTGGTGCCCGAAGGGCTTGGCGAGGCCGGCGAGGAAATGGTCGCCGCCCTCGCCATGGTCGTCGCCCGGATTCCCGACGGCGCCGGCGTGTCCTGCCTTTCCGCCGCCGACGAGCAGGCCCTCCTGAACTGGGACGCGGAAAAGTACCGCCAGTCGCTCCAGACCTCACAAACCCTCCAGCCACGCTGAACCGCCATGCAGATCGTCATTCCCATGTCCGGCTTCGGCGAGCGTTTCCGCCGCGCCGGCTACACGGTTCCGAAGCCGCTGATCGAGGTCGACGGCAAGCCGATCATCGAGCATGTCGTCGGGCTGTTCCCCGGCGCCACGTCCGTCCTCTTCATCGTCAACCGGGATCACCTGGACGAGCCGGCCTACCGCCTGCGCGAGACGCTGGAGCGGATCGCCCCGTCGGGCCGGATCCTGCCGATCGATCCGCACAAGCTGGGGCCGATCAACGCCGTCCTCCAGGTGGCCGACGCCATCGACATGGACGCGCCGACCATCGTCAATTATTGCGACTTCACCTGCCTGTGGGACTTCGACGCCTTCCAGGCGCACGCGCGGGAGACCGGCTGCGACGGCAGCGTCATCGGTTACACCGGCTTCCACCCGCATATGCTGGGGTCGACCAACTACGCCTACGTCCGCAGCGAGGGCATCTGGGCGCGCGACATCCAGGAGAAGAAGCCTTTCACCGACCGGCCGATGGACGAGTTCGCGTCCAGCGGCACCTATTACTTCCGCACCGGCGCGGTGATGCGCGAGTGCTTCGAAGAGACCATGCGCCGCGGGCTGATGGTCAACGGCGAATATTATGTCAGCATGGCCTACAAGCCGCTGCTGGACGCCGGACGCCCGGTCACCGTGTTCCCGGTCGAGCATTTCATGCAGTGGGGCACGCCCCAGGATCTGCAGGAATACCGGTGGTTCTCCGACGCCTTCCGCCGCCAGGGCACGCCGGAGGCCGCGATCGCCCCCCGCCACGCCGGCACGGTCATGGTGCCGATGGCCGGGGCCGGTTCCCGCTTCGCGGCCCGCGGCTACACGCTGCCGAAGCCGCTGGTGCCGGTGTCCGGACGGCCGATGGTCGAACAGGCCGTGCGCGACCTGCCGGACGCCGACCGGCGGCTGTTCGTCCTGCGCCGCGACATGCCCGGCGCCGAGGCCTGCGCCGACGCCCTGCGGTCGGCCTTCGGCAACGCGGAGATCACCATGATCGACGCGCTGACCGACGGGCAGGCGCGCACCTGCCTGCTGGGGCTGGACGGCGTTGACCTCGATCGGCCGCTGACCATCGGCGCCTGCGACAACGGCGTCCTCTACGACGCGGCGGCCTTCTCCGCCCTGATGGACGACCCGGAGACCGACGTGATCGTGTGGGGAGCCCGCGGGTATCCGGGCGCCCTGCGGGCTCCGCAGATGTACGGCTGGATCGACGCCGAGGATGGCCGGGTCCGCAACGTCTCGGTCAAGGTGCCGCTGGACGACCCGTCCCGCGATCCGGTGATCGTCGGCACCTTCACCTTCAAGCGGGCCGGCGATTTCAGGCGGGCGGCGGAGCGCATGATCGCCGCCGACCGCCGGGTCAACGGCGAATTCTACGTCGACAGCTGCATCAACGACGCGGTGGAGATGGGTCTGTCCGTGCGCCTGCTGGAGGTTCACTCCTACCTGTGCTGGGGCACGCCGGACGATCTGGAAACCTACGCCTACTGGCAGGCCGCCTTCCACAAGTGGGCCAACCATCCCTACCGGCTGGAAGCGGACCCGGACGTCGCCGATGCCGGCGTTTCCGGCCGGCCGGCGTCCGCCTAACCGGGAACGAGGCACGAAATCATGTCGTTGCAGCGTCAGGCCAGCCGCTTCCTGGTGGTCGGATCGACCACCGTGGCGATCGACATGGTGGTCTACACCCTGCTGCTGTGGCTGGGGGCGGCGGTGATGCCGGCCAAGGCGACCGGCTTCATCGCCGGCACGGTCTTCGCCTATTTCGCCAACCGCATGTGGACCTTCGGCGGCGCCAGGGGCGGGGTCCAGACGGTGCTCCGCTTCCTCGGGGTGTATTTTCTGGCCCTCGTCATCAACGTCGCGCTCAACAACGGCGTGATCCTTCTGGCGGGAACCGGCCCCTGGTCCATGGCCGCGGCCTTCCTGATCGCCACCGGCGCCTCGGCCTGCTTCAACTTCGTCGGCATGCGCCACTTCGCATTCTCGGGGGCACGTCCGTGAGCACCTATTCCCTGGTCATTCCCTGCTACAACGAGGCGCGGAACCTTCCCCTGCTGCTGGCCCGCGCCGGCGAGGCCTTCACCCGTCCGGACATCGAGCTGGTGCTGGTCGACAACGGCTCCACCGATGACTCCCCGGCGGTGCTGCAGGAGCTTCTGCCCCGTTATCCCTTCGCCCGCAGCGTGCGGGTGGAGGTCAACCAGGGTTACGGGTTCGGCATCCTGTCGGGGCTGCGCGCGGCGCGCGGGCGCGTGCTCGGCTGGACGCACGCCGACATGCAGACCGACCCCGCCGACGCCCTGACCGGCTTCGCCCTGTTCGACGCGGCCCGTGACCCCGACCGGCTGTTCGTCAAGGGCCGGCGCCAGCACCGCCCCCTGGGCGACGCCGTCTTCACCGCCGGCATGGGGCTGTTCGAGACGGCGCTGCTGCGCCAGCCCCTGTGGGACATCAACGCCCAGCCGACCCTGTTCGGCCGCGGCTTCTTCGAGACCTGGGCCAACCCGCCCCACGACTTCTCGCTCGATCTCTACGCCTTCTACATGGCGCGGGCCGCCGGGCTGGAGGTGAAGCGGTTCCCCGTGCTGTTCGGCAAGCGCGCCCACGGCACTTCGCACTGGAACATCAACTGGCGGGCGAAGGTGAAGTTCATCCGCCGTACGCTCGACTACAGCCTCCGCCTGCGCGCCACCCTGAGCGAGTCCCGGAGCAAGCCCGAGAGCACCTCATGAAGATCATCCGCCACCGCCGCAACACGCTCGCCGAGCTTCAGGCCACCCCCACCGAGCTGGGAGTCGAGGTCGACATCCGCAGCCAGGGCACGGAGCTGGTGATCCATCACGATCCCTTCGTGGCCGGCGAGCCGTTCGAGGCCTGGATCGCCGCCTACCGTCACGGCACGCTCATCCTCAACGTCAAGGAGGAGGGTCTGGAGACGCGCCTGCTGGCGCTGATGGAGCGGCACGGCATCACCGACTTCTTCTTCCTGGACCAGTCCTTCCCCTTCCTGGTCAAGACCGCGAACCAGGGCGAGCGGCGCTGCGCGGTGCGGGTGTCGGAGTTCGAATCCGTCGACACCGCGCTGACTCTGGCCGGGCGCATCGAGTGGGTGTGGGTTGACTGCTTCACCCGCTTCCCGCTCGACGCCGCCCAGGCGGCCCGCCTGCAGGACGCCGGACTGAAGCTGTGCCTGGTCTCGCCCGAGCTGCAAGGCCGCGGAACCGCGGGGATCGCCGACATGCGCCGGCTTCTGGAGCGTGAGGGAATCGTCGCCGAGGCCGTCTGCACGAAGGAACCCGAGGCATGGCGCTGAACTTGCCCGGTCTGGTCCCGTCCGGTCTGGCCAGATCCGGTTTCACCACATTCGGTTTGATGCGTGATCCGTGGTTTCTGACGGGGCTGGCGGCGCGCGGCCTTCTGCTGGTCTTCCTCGCGCCGCACATCCAGGACACCTGGTTCGTCCCCTTCCTCACCGGAACCATCCAGTCGCCGGCTCTCGACCCGTGGTCGGCCTTTCTGGCCGGCGGCGGCGATTCCCTGAGCTTCCCCTACGGCCCGGTCATGATGGCGGCCTTCCTGCCGCTGGTCCTGGCGGGCTGGCTGATCGGGCTGCCGTTCGGCGCGGAGGTGGTTCTGGCCGGTCTGGGGCTCCGCCTGACCCTTCTCGCCTTCGACGTCGCCGGCTTTCTGGTGCTGCGGCGGATGTTCCCCAAGCGCGGGGCGCTGCTGACCCTGGGTTACTGGCTGTCGCCCCTGGTGCTGTACATCACCTACTGGCACGGCCAGCTCGACATCGTTCCGGTCGTCATCATGGTCGGCGCCTTCATGATGATCGGCGAGCACCGGTTCCGCGAGGCCGGGCTGCTGCTGGCCCTGGCCTGCGCCGCCAAGCTCAGCATGCTGCTGGCGCTTCCCTTCCTCGGCATCTACCTGTGGCAGAACAAGCGGCTGCGCAGCGGCTTCGTGCCCTTCGCCGGAACCTTCGCCGGCGTCCTGGCGGTGCTGGGGTTGCTTCCCCTGCTGTCCTCCGGCTACCGCGACATGGTGATGGAGACGCCGGAGGCGGCCAAGCTGTACTGGCTGTCGCTGCCGCAGGACGACGGTCTGGTCATCTATCTGGCGCCTCTGGCCTTCGCGCTGATGGTCTACGCGATGTGGCGGCTGCGGCGGACCAACTTTTCGCTGCTCCTGGCGATGACCGGGGTGTCGTTCCTGACCGTGGTCCTGATGACGCCGGCGTCGCCCGGCTGGTACCTGTGGGCCCTGCCCTTCCTGATCGTCTATCAGATCGGCGCGGACCGGGTGGGCTGGTGGCTGGTCGCCCTCTTCTCCACCATGGTCGTGCCGCTGCTGGCGCTGACCGCGTCCGGCCCACGCCTGCCGCTGTTGGGGATCGATCTCACCCCGCCGCACCTGCTGTCGTCCCACGCCCATTCGGTGTGGCTGACGGCGGTGGTCGCGGTCGGCTGCGTGCTGGCCATCCGCCTGTTCCGCAACGGCATCCAGCGCAACGATTACTTCCGTCTCAGCCGCGGCCCCCTGGCCATCGGCATCGCCGGCGATTCCGGAGCCGGGAAGGACACGCTGGCGGCGGCTCTGGAAGGGCTGTTCGGGCGCCATTCGGTCCAGCACATCCTGGGCGACGGCTATCACAAATGGGCGCGCGGCGCGCCGATGTGGCGGGCGGTCACGCACCTGAACCCGCGGGCCAACGACCTCCCCCGGCTGTCCGAGCATGTGCACGCCACCCTGGACGGGCGCGACGCGGTCGGCCAGATCTACGATCATCACACCGGCCGTTTCAGCCCGCCGATCACGCTGGCCAGCAACGACGTGCTGCTGATCTCCGGCCTGCACACGCTGCTGCCGCCGGCCCTGGTGGAGCGGCTGCACGTCCGCATCTTCCTGGAGACGGACGAGGAGCTTCGCTTCTTCTGGAAGATGCGGCGCGACGTCGCCAAGCGCGGCCACGATCCGGCCGCGGTGCGCGCGCAGATGGCCCGCCGGAAGCCCGACAGCGACGCCTACATCAAGCCCCAGATGGCCAACGCCGATCTCGTCTTCCAGGTGGCCGCGGTCAATGCCGAGCATCTGTCCCGTCCAAAGGACGACCCGATCCCGTTGAAGCTCCGCGTGATCATCCGCGACAGCCTCTACACGGAGCGCCTGAGCAAGGCCCTGATCGCCATCTGCGGCGTGCATCTGGATCTGGACTTCCCGGACGAGGGCCAGACGGTGGACATGACCATCGAGGGCGACGTCTGGGCCGAGGACATCGGCCTGGCCGCGGCCAACCTCGTCCCCCACCTGGACGAGCTTCTGGACGTCCAGCCGCACTGGCACTCCAACATGCTGGGCGTGATGCAGCTGATCGTCCTCATGCAAATCGACGAAAACCTTCGCAGACGGGTCGCGAAATGACACTCACCTTCACCCGCCCAGAGGCGTTCGCCACCCCTCCCGAAGCCATCGTCTTCGACACGGACAACAACCTCTACGCCTACGACCCGGCCCATGCGGAGGCGACGGAGGCGGCCGAGCGCAAGGCCTGCAAGCTGTTCGGCCTGTCGCGCAAGGAGTTCCACGACGCCTTCACCATCGCCCGCCGGGAGGTGAAGGAGCGGCTGGGCAAGACCGCCGGGTCCCACAGCCGCCTTCTCTATTTCCAGCGCACGATCGAGCTGCTGGGCATGAAGACGCAGCTTCTGGCGACGCTCGACATCGAGCAGACCTACTGGCGCACCTTCCTGCACGCCAGCACCTTGTTCCCGGACGTCAAGGAGTTCCTGCTCGATCTCCGCTCGCTCGGCATCAAGACGGCGATCGCCACCGATCTCACCGCGCAGATCCAGTTCCGCAAGATCATCTATTTCGGCCTCGACGATTATTTCGACTACGTCGTCACCTCGGAGGAGGCCGGCCACGACAAGCCGCACGCGGCCCCCTTCCAGCTCGCCGTGGACAAGCTGGGCGTGCCGCCGCAGCGGTGCTGGATGATCGGGGACAACCCCGTGGCCGACGTGCAGGGCGGCCGCGCCTTCGGCATGATCACCCTGCAGAAGCGCCACGCGGGCGTGAAGATCGCCGAAGGGGAGCAGGCCGCGGACGCGGTGTTCGACGAGTTCGGCGAACTGCGCCATCTGTTCGTGCAGCGCGGCTGGATGAAGCCGGCGCCGGACGGCAAGCCGCACGGGCTTCCCGAGACCCCCATCATGCAGACGGGGGGACGCAGCCGGGTCGCCGATACGGAACGGTTGCCGCACTCCTGAAGCGGGCGGGGAACGGCGGCCGGTCCCGCGCCGTTCCCCGCCGGGGGAGGGTTACAGCGCCATGGTGGTGAGGCTGGGTAGGCCGGTCTTCTCGTTGTAGGCCTCCAGGACCTCGTCGACCGGGCCGAAGCGCACGATGGTCCCGTGGTCGAGCCACAGGATCTTGTTGCACAGCCGCCGCAGCACGTTCTCCATGTGCGAGGCGACGACCATGATGCTCGCCCGGTTGACGAAGCCCTCGGCCCGGCGCTGCGCCTTCTCCAGGAACTTCACGTCGCTGACGGCGATCCACTCGTCCATCAGCAGGATTTCCGGATCCACCGCGGTCGCCGCGGCGAAGGCCAGCCGCAGCGTCATGCCGGAGGAGTAGGTGCGCACCGGCAGGCTCAGATAGTCGCCGAGCTCGGTGAAGGCGGCGATGTCGTCCATCTTGCGCTCGATCTCGGCGGGAGAGATGCCGAAATAGGCGGCGCGCATGCGGATGTTGTCGTAGCCCGACGCGTCCATGTCCATGCCAAGCCCCAGGTCGAACAGCGGAGTCACCCGCCCTTCGACCCGGATGCGCCCGCCGGTCGGCTCGTAGACGCCGGCGAGCACGCGCAGCAAGGTCGTCTTGCCGGCGCCGTTGCCGCCGATCAGCCCCAGACGGTCGCCGTGCTCCAGCGTCAGGGACAGGCTGTTCAGGGCGTTCACGGTGATCCGGTCGTGCGCGTCATAGCGCAGCGCCCCGCTCGTGGAGGAGCGCAGCAGGGTCTTCTTCAAGGACCGCGCGCCGCCCTGGTAGAGCACGAAATCGACCGAGACGTTGTCGAGGCGAATGTTAGCCATGGGTCTTACAGCCAGTAGGCGATGCGCTTGCGGAAGCGCGCGTAGCACAGGAAGGTGAAGGTCCAGCCGGCGAGCGCCAGCAGGATCACCACGACCCAGCTCTTCCAGTCGGGGGCGGAGCCGAGCAGCGGCGCGCGGATCAGCTCGATGACGTGATAGAGCGGGTTCAGGACGACAAGGCCGCGGCGCGCGCCCATCAGTTCCGGCTTCCACATCACCGGCGTGACGAAGAACAGAAGCTGGATGACGCTGGCGATGATCAGCGGCACGTCGCGGAACCGGGTGCAGATCATGCCGAACAGCAGCATGACCCACAGCGCGTTCACCGCCAGAAGCCCGACACCCAGGAAGGCCAGAAGCCCCACCGCGCCCGGCCAGATGCCGAAGATGACCGCGACCACGGCGAAGATGACGATGTTGTGCGCGTAGATGATCAGGTTGCGCCACAGGATGCGCAGCACATGCACTGACATCGGAATGCGGACGTTCTTGATGAGCGCTTCCAGCTCGACGAAGCTCATGCAGCCTTCGTTGAGGATCGCCGCGATCAGCGTCCAGGTGGCCAGGCTGATGGACAGGAACGGCAGGTAGTTCTGCAGGTCCAGTTGGAACAGCGTGCCGTACACCAGCCCCAGGCTTCCCACCAGCACCGCCATGCTGAGCGTCAGCCAGAAGGGACCGAGGACCGAACGGCGATAACGCTTGCGGATGTCGTGCCAGCCCAGCGTGCTCCACAGCGTCCAGCGCTTCAATCCCTCGGCGAGATCGTCGCGCGCGCGCGCGATCTCGCTGCGGTCGCCGGAATCAAAGACAACACTCATTCCACAGGCCTATTGGCGTTTATCGGCAGCGTTCACCGGGGCGCTCCTCGGGGCGGACGCCGGGAGGACAGACGGCGGGCGGGGCCATGACGATCGCCATATCCCCACCCGCCGTCCAGCGCGACATTGCCAGCCGTACTCCCGGTCTTCAATGGAAACCTTCACGCCGCCATCCCCGCTCCGCCAACAGGCTGGGGTGGCTCATCGTGACATCCTGTGGCCTGTACAACAGCGCATGATTATCAATGTTGACTTCAAGGTATTGATCAAGCGTTCGGCGGCTCTGTGTGAATTTCGCGTTTCCTGAAGTCCCTTGCTTTACAAGGTCTATGAACGAGGGTATGAGGGTAGCCGCGTTTCACAGGCAAGGCTGCGGGGACCGCAGCGGATGGTTTGACGCGCGTTCCTTCGTGACGCACGACCTTGGTCCGCGGCGCCTGAATGGCATGAAGGAACGCAGCCGGCGGGAAACACGGCCTTCAGCCCCCGGCCAACGATGCAAGGCGACAAAAACGTAGGTAGTTTGCAATGAAGCGCGCATTCGTTACGGGTGTTACCGGCCAGGACGGGGCTTATCTGTCTCAGCTCCTGCTGCAGAAGGGTTATGAGGTTTACGGCCTCCTGCGCCGCAGCGCCTCGGCCGACGTGATCGATGCCCGCCTGAAGTGGCTCGGCATCGAGAAGGACGTCCGCCTGATGGATGGCAACCTCACCGACCTGTCGAGCCTGATCCGGCTGGTGGATGAGATCAAGCCGGACGAGGTCTACAACCTCGGTGCGCAGTCCTTCGTGAAGTCCTCCTGGCAGCAGCCGCTGCTGACCGGCACGATCACCGGCATGGGCGCCGCCAACGTTCTGGAGGCCGTGCGCATCGTCCATCCGAAGGCGCGCTTCTACCAGGCGTCCTCGTCCGAGATGTACGGCCTGATCCAGGAGCCCGTGCAGAGCGAGACGACCCCCTTCTACCCGCGCTCCCCCTATGCGGTCGCCAAGCTGTACGCTCACTGGATGACGGTGAACTACCGCGAGAGCTTCGGCATGCACGCCAGCAGCGGCATCCTGTTCAACCATGAATCGCCGCTGCGCGGCATCGAGTTCGTCACCCGCAAGGTGACGGACAGCGTTGCCCGCATCAAGCTCGGCCTCCAGAAGGAGCTGCCGCTCGGCAACATCGACGCCAAGCGCGACTGGGGCCACGCCCGCGATTACGTCCGCGCCATGTGGCTGATGCTGCAGCAGGACGAGGCGGACGACTATGTCGTCGCGACCAACCGCACCACCACCGTCCGCGACATGTGCCGCATCGCCTTCGAGCATGTCGGCCTGAACGCCGATGACCACATCGTCATCAAGGAAGAGCTGTTCCGCCCGGCCGAGGTGGACGTTCTGCTGGGCGATCCGGCCAAGGCCAAGGCCAAGCTGGGTTGGGAAGCCACCACCACCCTTGAAGAGATGATCAAGGAAATGGTGGAGGCCGATCTGGTCCGCGTCCGCGCCCAGATGAAGTAAGCGTTGCCGGGGGATTTCCCCCGGTGACCACATCCGCCATGGATCGCATCCCATCGCTCGGCCTTCTGCTGAGTGCCGAGTCCCTGTGCGGGCGGAGAACCGGTGTCGGCAATTACACGCTGCACCTCTGGCGCAATCTGTCGCGTTTGCCAGGCATCGGTTCAATCCAGCTTTTCGCCGGCCTGCACCGCCTGCCCCCGCCGGACTCCGGCGCGCCGGTCCGGGGGAACGCGCCGGCGTGTGGCGCGCCCAAGGCCGCCACGCCCGACGACGGTGCGGGCGCGCCGTTCTGGCGCGTCCTGGCGCGGCAATCGCGGTTGGCCGACGCCGCCTACAGGGCGGCGTACCGCGCCCGTTTCCGGCTGGCCTTCGAGAGGGCCGGCGTGCCGCGCGACCGCGCCTGCTATCATGAACCGAACATGATCCCCCGCCCTTTCGGCGGGGTGACCGTGTCCACTTTCCAGGATCTGGCCTGGCACCGCCATCCGGAGGTTCATCCGGTGGAGCGGCTGCGCTGGATCGAGCGCCATCTTCCACGCGCGCTGGAGCAGACGCGGCGGATCATCACCACTTCGGTCTTCACCCGGCGTGAGATCGTTTCGGTGCTGGGGGTCGACCCGGGGCGCATCGACGTGGTCCCCCTAGGGGTCGACGGCCGCTTCCATCCGCGCGGTCCGGACGAGACCGCGCCGGTCCTCGCCCGCCGGTCCCTGTCGCCGGGCGGCTACCTGCTGTCGGTCGGCACCGTCGAGCCACGCAAGAATCTGGGCCGCCTGCTGCGCGCCTACGCCAGCCTGCCGGCGGCCCTCGCCGAGCGCTTCCCGCTGGTCGTCGTCGGCGCGTCGGGAT from Azospirillum brasilense includes the following:
- a CDS encoding glycosyltransferase family 2 protein — its product is MSTYSLVIPCYNEARNLPLLLARAGEAFTRPDIELVLVDNGSTDDSPAVLQELLPRYPFARSVRVEVNQGYGFGILSGLRAARGRVLGWTHADMQTDPADALTGFALFDAARDPDRLFVKGRRQHRPLGDAVFTAGMGLFETALLRQPLWDINAQPTLFGRGFFETWANPPHDFSLDLYAFYMARAAGLEVKRFPVLFGKRAHGTSHWNINWRAKVKFIRRTLDYSLRLRATLSESRSKPESTS
- a CDS encoding phosphoribulokinase/uridine kinase — encoded protein: MALNLPGLVPSGLARSGFTTFGLMRDPWFLTGLAARGLLLVFLAPHIQDTWFVPFLTGTIQSPALDPWSAFLAGGGDSLSFPYGPVMMAAFLPLVLAGWLIGLPFGAEVVLAGLGLRLTLLAFDVAGFLVLRRMFPKRGALLTLGYWLSPLVLYITYWHGQLDIVPVVIMVGAFMMIGEHRFREAGLLLALACAAKLSMLLALPFLGIYLWQNKRLRSGFVPFAGTFAGVLAVLGLLPLLSSGYRDMVMETPEAAKLYWLSLPQDDGLVIYLAPLAFALMVYAMWRLRRTNFSLLLAMTGVSFLTVVLMTPASPGWYLWALPFLIVYQIGADRVGWWLVALFSTMVVPLLALTASGPRLPLLGIDLTPPHLLSSHAHSVWLTAVVAVGCVLAIRLFRNGIQRNDYFRLSRGPLAIGIAGDSGAGKDTLAAALEGLFGRHSVQHILGDGYHKWARGAPMWRAVTHLNPRANDLPRLSEHVHATLDGRDAVGQIYDHHTGRFSPPITLASNDVLLISGLHTLLPPALVERLHVRIFLETDEELRFFWKMRRDVAKRGHDPAAVRAQMARRKPDSDAYIKPQMANADLVFQVAAVNAEHLSRPKDDPIPLKLRVIIRDSLYTERLSKALIAICGVHLDLDFPDEGQTVDMTIEGDVWAEDIGLAAANLVPHLDELLDVQPHWHSNMLGVMQLIVLMQIDENLRRRVAK
- a CDS encoding NTP transferase domain-containing protein, with the protein product MQIVIPMSGFGERFRRAGYTVPKPLIEVDGKPIIEHVVGLFPGATSVLFIVNRDHLDEPAYRLRETLERIAPSGRILPIDPHKLGPINAVLQVADAIDMDAPTIVNYCDFTCLWDFDAFQAHARETGCDGSVIGYTGFHPHMLGSTNYAYVRSEGIWARDIQEKKPFTDRPMDEFASSGTYYFRTGAVMRECFEETMRRGLMVNGEYYVSMAYKPLLDAGRPVTVFPVEHFMQWGTPQDLQEYRWFSDAFRRQGTPEAAIAPRHAGTVMVPMAGAGSRFAARGYTLPKPLVPVSGRPMVEQAVRDLPDADRRLFVLRRDMPGAEACADALRSAFGNAEITMIDALTDGQARTCLLGLDGVDLDRPLTIGACDNGVLYDAAAFSALMDDPETDVIVWGARGYPGALRAPQMYGWIDAEDGRVRNVSVKVPLDDPSRDPVIVGTFTFKRAGDFRRAAERMIAADRRVNGEFYVDSCINDAVEMGLSVRLLEVHSYLCWGTPDDLETYAYWQAAFHKWANHPYRLEADPDVADAGVSGRPASA
- the gmd gene encoding GDP-mannose 4,6-dehydratase → MKRAFVTGVTGQDGAYLSQLLLQKGYEVYGLLRRSASADVIDARLKWLGIEKDVRLMDGNLTDLSSLIRLVDEIKPDEVYNLGAQSFVKSSWQQPLLTGTITGMGAANVLEAVRIVHPKARFYQASSSEMYGLIQEPVQSETTPFYPRSPYAVAKLYAHWMTVNYRESFGMHASSGILFNHESPLRGIEFVTRKVTDSVARIKLGLQKELPLGNIDAKRDWGHARDYVRAMWLMLQQDEADDYVVATNRTTTVRDMCRIAFEHVGLNADDHIVIKEELFRPAEVDVLLGDPAKAKAKLGWEATTTLEEMIKEMVEADLVRVRAQMK
- a CDS encoding GtrA family protein; the encoded protein is MSLQRQASRFLVVGSTTVAIDMVVYTLLLWLGAAVMPAKATGFIAGTVFAYFANRMWTFGGARGGVQTVLRFLGVYFLALVINVALNNGVILLAGTGPWSMAAAFLIATGASACFNFVGMRHFAFSGARP
- a CDS encoding phosphatidylinositol-specific phospholipase C/glycerophosphodiester phosphodiesterase family protein, coding for MKIIRHRRNTLAELQATPTELGVEVDIRSQGTELVIHHDPFVAGEPFEAWIAAYRHGTLILNVKEEGLETRLLALMERHGITDFFFLDQSFPFLVKTANQGERRCAVRVSEFESVDTALTLAGRIEWVWVDCFTRFPLDAAQAARLQDAGLKLCLVSPELQGRGTAGIADMRRLLEREGIVAEAVCTKEPEAWR
- a CDS encoding HAD family hydrolase, whose amino-acid sequence is MTLTFTRPEAFATPPEAIVFDTDNNLYAYDPAHAEATEAAERKACKLFGLSRKEFHDAFTIARREVKERLGKTAGSHSRLLYFQRTIELLGMKTQLLATLDIEQTYWRTFLHASTLFPDVKEFLLDLRSLGIKTAIATDLTAQIQFRKIIYFGLDDYFDYVVTSEEAGHDKPHAAPFQLAVDKLGVPPQRCWMIGDNPVADVQGGRAFGMITLQKRHAGVKIAEGEQAADAVFDEFGELRHLFVQRGWMKPAPDGKPHGLPETPIMQTGGRSRVADTERLPHS
- a CDS encoding ABC transporter ATP-binding protein yields the protein MANIRLDNVSVDFVLYQGGARSLKKTLLRSSTSGALRYDAHDRITVNALNSLSLTLEHGDRLGLIGGNGAGKTTLLRVLAGVYEPTGGRIRVEGRVTPLFDLGLGMDMDASGYDNIRMRAAYFGISPAEIERKMDDIAAFTELGDYLSLPVRTYSSGMTLRLAFAAATAVDPEILLMDEWIAVSDVKFLEKAQRRAEGFVNRASIMVVASHMENVLRRLCNKILWLDHGTIVRFGPVDEVLEAYNEKTGLPSLTTMAL
- a CDS encoding ABC transporter permease, whose protein sequence is MSVVFDSGDRSEIARARDDLAEGLKRWTLWSTLGWHDIRKRYRRSVLGPFWLTLSMAVLVGSLGLVYGTLFQLDLQNYLPFLSISLATWTLIAAILNEGCMSFVELEALIKNVRIPMSVHVLRILWRNLIIYAHNIVIFAVVAVIFGIWPGAVGLLAFLGVGLLAVNALWVMLLFGMICTRFRDVPLIIASVIQLLFFVTPVMWKPELMGARRGLVVLNPLYHVIELIRAPLLGSAPDWKSWVVVILLALAGWTFTFLCYARFRKRIAYWL
- a CDS encoding class II aldolase/adducin family protein, which codes for MERPQDTEDFGHAARSLLEASARVGSNPLYVQGAGGNTSLKIGDVLRVKASGTRLADALVSDVFVDVSLSRVRQGVRDCAADPVAGAALGAGGLRPSIETTLHALMPHPVVFHVHCVNTLAWAVQPSAAPALAARLDGLAWAMVPYCKPGLDLTRAVAAAVAERPADAPADVVILANHGLIVGGADCAAVEALLDEVAGRLRVDPRPAGNPDRARLEEIAAGSGYRPTRRDEAHGLALSPAAVRIAASGSLYPDHVVFLGPGVAVAEDRAALDRVVSASGALPFRPVVLIPGAGVLVPEGLGEAGEEMVAALAMVVARIPDGAGVSCLSAADEQALLNWDAEKYRQSLQTSQTLQPR